In the genome of Micavibrio sp. TMED2, the window GTTCGGTGTTTAGCTAACGACCAAACTGCCAATAAGACAAATAGGCTGGCCGTAACTAACGCCCAATTTCTGTGATCTGTCATCGCGGCATGTGATGGGCCGTCATGAGCTACTGTATTATAGGCATAGAAACCTGCCGCAACGGTGCCAANTGTTATTNCCACCCCCAGCCANAANTTCCAGCGGGCGACAACAAATAANTGCTCTTTTTTNAGCANGGTTGATGCCAGAAANATCANCCCTGAGACACTNAGCAACGCTACTGAAAAGTGTACAAAAATAGGNTGCCAGTTCGGTATGATTTCTATNCNCATGATTATTCTCNCTCTTTAATATTTTAATGNTTATGATTGNCATGGCCCTGCTCATGAGCGTCACCATGGTTCATTTGTTTGNGCATTGAATGATTNTCNGCGCCCNNCACCATNACTTTTGTGATNCGGTANCGCTTGTCTTCACCNANCTTGATNTGGAACTTGATGTTTTGGCCNGGNTGTAGCTCAGTGAGGTTCACACTGCGNGCNACCTCAAGGTCCATTTTCATTGCTGGCCACTTCAGTNCAGGGATTGGCCCATGCGATAAGTTGATAACCCGCGCATCTAAATCAATAGAGTGGACAACACCTTCCCCTATGGCTTCCATGTGGCCTTGCTTCATTTGAACTTTATCTTGCCCGTGATCATGTCCAGCATAAGCAGGCGCAATAAAAGCCGCGCCCATAAGTGTTACAGCTGTTAACATCAGTGTATTTTTAAGCATTTTCATGGTTGCTTTCTCCTTCATTTTTACTTTGGTTTAAACTGAATCTGCGGCCTTCCCAGATGTAATAAACAACGGGAATAACAATCAGAGTCAGAATTGTTGTAGTGGTCATACCGCCTATCATTGGCAAAGCAATTCGGCGCATAACATCAGAACCAAGCCCTTCGGTCACAAATATTGGCGCGAGGCCAACCATTGTTGTGCACACCGTCATAAGCTTAGGTCTCACGCGCAGAACTGCCCCGTGGATAACGTCTTCAAGCAAGTCAGAAAGTGATTTGGGTGGGTGCTCACGCACTTGTTGGTCAATATAGATCAACATGACAACAGCGGTTTCTACTGCAATACCCGCTAAAGCAATGAAACCCACACCAACAGCAACCGAAAAGTTGTATCCAGCCAGATAAAGAGCCCATACACCGCCAATCAAACCAAATGGTAATGACAGCATAATCATAAGCGTTCTATCAAGCCGACCAAAGTGCACCATCAATAAAGTGAAAATGATAAAGATGGCAGCAGGCACTGCAATTTGCATTCTGCTCTTTGCTTCTAGCATTTGCTCAAACTGACCAGACCAGATGAGTGCATAACCAGAAGGCAGATCAATTTTTGAATTTACAATTTCCTGCGCTTCTTTAACGTATGAGCCAATGTCACGACCTTCAATATCGACAAACACCCACCCTGTTAGGCGTGCGTTCTCGCTTTTGATCATTGGTGGGCCTTCAACAAATTCAATCTTTGCTAACTCACCAAGAGGAATANGCTGGCCCTGNGGTGTCGGGATTAAAATATCCTGCAAATCGCTAGGNTCTTCCCGGAAGGGACGGTCATAACGCAACATGATGTTGTAGCGCTCTCGCCCTTGAATAGACTCTGCCATTTTCATACCGCCTAGAGCCGTCCCGATAATATTCTGGAAAACTCCAAGGTCAATATTGCGTCGTGCTAGTTCATCCCGATCAGGCGTGACTTCAAGGTATTTACCACCCGTCACCCGGTCAGCAAACGCTGATCTGGTTCCTGGCACATCTTTGATAGCGGCCTCAATATCAACAGCTACACGACCAATCGTTTCCAAGTTGTCACCCGCAATTTTAATACCTATAGGCGTGCGGATACCTGTAGAAATCATGTCCATACGGATTTTAATCGGGTACCCCCATGAGTTAACAACCCCCGGCAACTTAACACGTTTGTTAAGGTCTTTAATCAGGGCCTCAACATCCATACCTTTTCGCCATTCATCTCTTGGCTTAAGGCGTATCCAGGTCTCAATCATTGAAATAGGTGCCGGGTCGGTCGCTGTATCTGCGCGGCCAACTTTACCAAAGACATGATGCACCTCAGGAACCTGACGGATCATTCTGTTGGTCTGCTGAAGCACTTCCTTTGCCTTAGTAATTGAAACACCAGGCAAAGTAGTTGGCATGTAAAGCAGCTCCCCTTCATAAAGGGCAGGCATAAATTCTGAGCCTGTTTTAGCCAGCGGCAAAGCCATCGAAACCAGTAAGGCACCGGCAATGATGATGGTTCGCCACTTCCACTTCAGCGCACTTTTCAGGATTGGTTCATAGATATGGATAAACCAGCGGTTAATAGGGTTTTCTTCCTCCTTACGAATTTTACCCCGTATCANCCACAACATCAGNACAGGNACNACCGTNACCGACAGTATTGANGCAAAAGCCATGGCGTAGGTNTTTGTGTAAGCTAACGGCGAGAATAACCGGTAAGACTGACCNGTTAACGCGAATACTGGCANGAACGANACGGTTATAATCAACAGNGAAAAGAANAGCCCTGGNCCAACCTCTTTTGTTGCCANAAGAATTGCTGCATTCTTATCAGNCCGCGTTGCNGTTTNTGGGAGTTCNGATAACTTNCTGTGNGCATTCTCNACCATAACAATGGAAGCATCGACCATTGCGCCAATCGCAATAGCAATCCCACCCAAAGACATGATGTTTGCCGTAATGCCTTGNGCCGACATNACTATGAAGGCNGCAAGAATTGCCAGTGGCAGCGTGACAATNGCAACAAAAGCTGACCTTGCGTGCAANAGNAATATCAGTGAAACGAGNGCAACAACAATCCCCTCTTCCAAAAGNTTATGGGCNAGATATTCAATNGCCCCTTCAATTANAGGAGCTCGGTCATATACCGGNACAATCTCNACACCTTCAGGNANGCCATGNTGAAGCTCTTCNAGCTTTTCTTTCACGCCCTTAATNACGTTNAGGGCATTTTCACCNGCACGCATCACNACAACACCGGCNACANCTTCNCCTTCGCCNTTCAGTTCAGTCACNCCNCGGCGCAGCTCTGGCCCTTCAATAACACGAGCCACATCTTCAAGCTTTACAGGTGTACCATCATTGGCATAGAGAACTATTTTTTGGAGCTCTTTTAGATTGGTCACATACCCCTTTGAACGGATCATCAGCTCCATCTCAGCCTTTTCAATGACGCGCCCACCAGCATCCATACTGGCATTTCTGACCGCTTCCATTAGGCGTTTTAAAGGGATGTCAAATGCCCTCAGGCGGTTAGGATCAATCAGAACCTGATATTCTTTAACAAACCCGCCAACCGATGCCACTTCCGAGACACCTGACACTGTGGCAAGTTCGAATTTTAAGAACCAGTCTTGAAGGCTGCGAAGTTGCGACAAGTCATATTTGCCGCTTTTATCAATCAAGGCATATTGATAAACCCAGCCAACACCCGTGGCATCAGGGCCGATTTGAGGCTGCACACTCGCAGGCAGATCACCTTGAATTTTAGATAAGGCCTCAACTACCCGACTTCGCGCCCAATATTGATCAATACCGTCTTCAAAAATAATATAGACAAACGATGTACCAAACATTGAATAGCCGCGAACGTTTTTTGTTTTGGGCAGTCCAAGCATCGTGGTTGATAAAGGGTATGTGACAAGGTCTTCGACAATTTGCGGAGATTGCCCAGCAAAATCAGTGCGAATAATAACCTGTGTGTCGGACATATCCGGGATAGCATCAAGCGGCGTTTTCTGCACAGAAAGAACACCCGCGACAAGTAATGCCAGCATCATCATGCCAACCAATAATTGGTTGTGAACTGACCAATCGATCACCTTTGCAACGAATGATTTGGTCGGGTCGTGAGATAAATGGTTATCTTTATTAGTGGTTTGCATGAGCACCCCCTTGTGGCATTTCATTCATTTTAGGGGCTACAGCTTCAACTTTATCAGGCCATTCGATCTGCATTGGATGACCAGCGCCATATGGGTTCATGGCTTCATCTTCCAATTGCAGCCAGTAACGCTCTAGGCC includes:
- a CDS encoding CusA/CzcA family heavy metal efflux RND transporter, which produces MQTTNKDNHLSHDPTKSFVAKVIDWSVHNQLLVGMMMLALLVAGVLSVQKTPLDAIPDMSDTQVIIRTDFAGQSPQIVEDLVTYPLSTTMLGLPKTKNVRGYSMFGTSFVYIIFEDGIDQYWARSRVVEALSKIQGDLPASVQPQIGPDATGVGWVYQYALIDKSGKYDLSQLRSLQDWFLKFELATVSGVSEVASVGGFVKEYQVLIDPNRLRAFDIPLKRLMEAVRNASMDAGGRVIEKAEMELMIRSKGYVTNLKELQKIVLYANDGTPVKLEDVARVIEGPELRRGVTELXGEGEXVAGVVVMRAGENALNVIKGVKEKLEELXHGXPEGVEIVPVYDRAPXIEGAIEYLAHXLLEEGIVVALVSLIXLLHARSAFVAIVTLPLAILAAFIVMSAQGITANIMSLGGIAIAIGAMVDASIVMVENAHXKLSELPXTATRXDKNAAILXATKEVGPGLFFSLLIITVSFXPVFALTGQSYRLFSPLAYTXTYAMAFASILSVTVVPVLMLWXIRGKIRKEEENPINRWFIHIYEPILKSALKWKWRTIIIAGALLVSMALPLAKTGSEFMPALYEGELLYMPTTLPGVSITKAKEVLQQTNRMIRQVPEVHHVFGKVGRADTATDPAPISMIETWIRLKPRDEWRKGMDVEALIKDLNKRVKLPGVVNSWGYPIKIRMDMISTGIRTPIGIKIAGDNLETIGRVAVDIEAAIKDVPGTRSAFADRVTGGKYLEVTPDRDELARRNIDLGVFQNIIGTALGGMKMAESIQGRERYNIMLRYDRPFREXPSDLQDILIPTPQGQXIPLGELAKIEFVEGPPMIKSENARLTGWVFVDIEGRDIGSYVKEAQEIVNSKIDLPSGYALIWSGQFEQMLEAKSRMQIAVPAAIFIIFTLLMVHFGRLDRTLMIMLSLPFGLIGGVWALYLAGYNFSVAVGVGFIALAGIAVETAVVMLIYIDQQVREHPPKSLSDLLEDVIHGAVLRVRPKLMTVCTTMVGLAPIFVTEGLGSDVMRRIALPMIGGMTTTTILTLIVIPVVYYIWEGRRFSLNQSKNEGESNHENA